One stretch of Arachis hypogaea cultivar Tifrunner chromosome 20, arahy.Tifrunner.gnm2.J5K5, whole genome shotgun sequence DNA includes these proteins:
- the LOC112785774 gene encoding protein ENHANCED DISEASE RESISTANCE 2 isoform X2, whose product MAVGVVDGSSEAIFQTSMSLGPSRSALVEHVDGHTDVIHKELYRDWLPCCCPASAISVEKEKVLLAMAYSSLFNRVQFLANS is encoded by the exons ATGGCTGTTGGTGTGGTTGATGGAAGTTCCGAAGCCATTTTCCAGACTTCTATGTCACTTGGTCCTTCAAGATCAGC TTTGGTTGAGCACGTAGATGGTCACACTGACGTCATTCACAAAGAGCTGTATAGAGATTGGTTGCCTTG CTGCTGTCCAGCCTCCGCAATATCtgtagagaaagaaaaag TTCTTTTGGCAATGGCATATAGCTCGCTGTTCAATAGAGTGCAGTTCTTAgcaaattcttga
- the LOC112785774 gene encoding protein ENHANCED DISEASE RESISTANCE 2 isoform X1 — protein sequence MAVGVVDGSSEAIFQTSMSLGPSRSAWDFCFYKGSLVEHVDGHTDVIHKELYRDWLPCCCPASAISVEKEKVLLAMAYSSLFNRVQFLANS from the exons ATGGCTGTTGGTGTGGTTGATGGAAGTTCCGAAGCCATTTTCCAGACTTCTATGTCACTTGGTCCTTCAAGATCAGC ATGGGATTTCTGTTTCTACAAAGGCAGTTTGGTTGAGCACGTAGATGGTCACACTGACGTCATTCACAAAGAGCTGTATAGAGATTGGTTGCCTTG CTGCTGTCCAGCCTCCGCAATATCtgtagagaaagaaaaag TTCTTTTGGCAATGGCATATAGCTCGCTGTTCAATAGAGTGCAGTTCTTAgcaaattcttga
- the LOC112783174 gene encoding alcohol dehydrogenase 2-like has protein sequence MCEVLRINPTREGMISDGKSRFSTIKGKEPISHFLGTSTFSQYTVVHSGSVVKINPTLPLDKACLLSCGISTGIGSILNVAKPKKGASIAIFGLGTVGLAAAEGAKIAGASRIFGIDKNPNKLEYAMKFGLTDFINPEEHERPVHEVLREMTNGGIDRCIECIGNINALVSAMEALHDGRGVAVLVGVPSGDAVFKTNPFNFLNEKTITGTTFGNYKPKTGLPTLVDMFMNNKLELDKFITDRVPLSEINKAFDYMIKGQGLRTIIDMND, from the exons ATGTGTGAGGTGTTGCGAATAAACCCAACAAGAGAGGGTATGATAAGTGACGGAAAATCAAGGTTCTCTACTATAAAAGGCAAGGAACCTATAAGTCACTTCCTTGGCACATCCACTTTCAGCCAATACACAGTTGTTCATTCAGGAAGTGTTGTTAAGATCAATCCCACGCTTCCTTTGGACAAAGCTTGTCTCCTCAGTTGTGGCATCTCAACAG ggATAGGATCAATTCTCAATGTTGCCAAACCAAAGAAGGGGGCTTCAATAGCAATATTTGGGCTTGGAACTGTTGGACTGGCT GCAGCCGAAGGTGCAAAAATTGCTGGAGCATCCAGGATATTTGGAATTGACAAGAATCCCAACAAACTTGAGTATG CCATGAAATTTGGACTAACAGACTTCATAAATCCAGAAGAACATGAAAGACCAGTTCAtgag GTCCTCAGAGAGATGACAAATGGTGGAATTGATAGGTGCATAGAATGCATTGGAAACATTAATGCCTTAG TGTCTGCAATGGAAGCTCTCCATGAT GGACGGGGTGTTGCTGTACTTGTTGGAGTGCCTAGTGGTGATGCAGTTTTCAAGACTAATCCCTTCAATTTTCTTAATGAAAAGACAATTACAGGCACAACCTTTGGGAACTACAAGCCTAAGACTGGCCTACCAACACTGGTTGATATGTTCATGAACAAC AAATTGGAGCTGGACAAGTTTATAACTGATAGAGTTCCTCTTTCTGAAATCAATAAAGCCTTTGATTACATGATCAAAGGACAAGGTCTAAGGACAATCATAGACATGAACGACTAG